A section of the Deltaproteobacteria bacterium genome encodes:
- a CDS encoding type II toxin-antitoxin system Phd/YefM family antitoxin translates to MDKSISLVEAKATFSECIRQVETGTPVVITRHGRPVAALVRPSDLEHLKDIKKAGPETGLAGIAGGWEDSEELAAILDASPRHGQRDVLTLEP, encoded by the coding sequence ATGGACAAAAGTATTTCACTCGTTGAAGCAAAAGCCACGTTTTCAGAGTGCATCAGGCAAGTTGAAACGGGTACACCCGTGGTGATTACCCGGCACGGGAGGCCGGTTGCCGCACTGGTCCGCCCTTCAGACCTGGAACACCTAAAAGACATCAAGAAAGCAGGCCCGGAAACCGGGCTTGCTGGAATTGCAGGCGGCTGGGAAGACTCTGAGGAATTGGCTGCGATCCTGGACGCGTCCCCTCGTCACGGGCAGCGCGATGTTCTGACCCTTGAGCCCTGA